One window of the Roseovarius sp. THAF9 genome contains the following:
- a CDS encoding phosphatidate cytidylyltransferase, producing MSAAGAKWSDLRRRALSGVLMLVLGAFGVYQGGLFFIVMVCAICGAMVWETARMFATRQAVGLGIAAAVVMLALNFLPGTFALPLMLGLALVAASQTAEDGPLAFLVISWVLLACFALLWVRAGHETLWILWLILVVIASDVAGYFAGRMLGGPKFWPRFSPKKTWSGTIAGWLLAGIVGLFFLQPLGMGLELIPMSMLAGFAGQMGDIAESAVKRRKGIKDSSSLIPGHGGVFDRFDAMLGGSAAALLFWAVGLMPGAGG from the coding sequence ATGAGCGCAGCCGGCGCGAAGTGGTCCGACCTGCGCCGGCGGGCGCTGTCGGGCGTGCTGATGCTGGTGCTGGGGGCGTTCGGCGTCTACCAGGGTGGGCTTTTTTTTATTGTGATGGTCTGTGCCATATGTGGCGCCATGGTATGGGAAACCGCGCGCATGTTCGCCACCCGTCAGGCCGTGGGCCTTGGCATCGCCGCCGCGGTGGTGATGCTCGCGCTGAATTTCCTGCCCGGCACCTTTGCGCTGCCCTTGATGCTGGGGCTGGCGCTGGTGGCGGCCAGCCAGACCGCCGAGGACGGGCCGCTGGCCTTTCTCGTGATCTCTTGGGTGCTGCTGGCCTGTTTTGCGCTGCTCTGGGTGCGGGCGGGGCATGAAACGCTTTGGATTCTTTGGCTGATCCTGGTCGTCATCGCCTCGGACGTGGCGGGGTATTTCGCCGGGCGGATGCTGGGCGGGCCGAAGTTCTGGCCGCGCTTCAGCCCCAAGAAAACCTGGTCCGGCACCATCGCGGGCTGGCTTCTGGCCGGGATCGTGGGGCTGTTCTTTCTTCAACCCTTGGGCATGGGGCTGGAACTGATACCGATGTCTATGCTGGCGGGCTTTGCCGGGCAGATGGGCGACATCGCCGAAAGCGCTGTGAAGCGCCGCAAGGGGATCAAGGACAGCTCCAGCCTCATTCCCGGGCATGGCGGCGTCTTCGACCGGTTTGACGCCATGCTGGGCGGCAGCGCCGCCGCGCTGCTGTTCTGGGCGGTAGGCCTGATGCCGGGGGCGGGCGGATGA
- the dxr gene encoding 1-deoxy-D-xylulose-5-phosphate reductoisomerase, translated as MKRISILGATGSVGQNTLSLIQGERDQFRVVALTGGRNIAQLAQDAIACDAEIAVTAHESLLDDLRAALRGTDIEAAAGATALTEAAARPADWVMSAIVGFAGLAPGLAALNEGTTLALANKESLVAAGQLLMGTARRAGARILPVDSEHSGIFQALVGEDAAAVRRIIITASGGAFRDWPLEQLIHATPAEAATHPNWDMGQRITIDSASMFNKAMEMIETREFFGVAPDQIEVLIHPESLVHAMVHYVDGAVMGHMGPHDMRHAIGYALNWPERRDLPVAALDLAATGTLSFQTPDTERFPALRLAREVMESRGLMGAVFNGAKERALDHFIAGKIGFMQMNGIVEEVLARLAEHDKIAQRPMTLDTTARADHLARMYVDSVAKEQDG; from the coding sequence ATGAAGCGGATCAGCATCCTGGGCGCCACCGGCTCGGTCGGGCAGAACACGCTGAGCTTGATACAAGGCGAGCGCGACCAGTTTCGCGTCGTGGCTTTGACCGGGGGGCGCAACATCGCGCAACTGGCGCAGGACGCTATCGCCTGCGACGCCGAGATTGCCGTCACCGCCCATGAAAGCCTGCTGGACGACCTGCGCGCCGCGTTGCGCGGCACCGATATCGAGGCCGCCGCCGGCGCGACCGCGCTGACCGAAGCGGCCGCGCGGCCCGCCGACTGGGTGATGTCGGCCATCGTCGGCTTTGCCGGGCTGGCACCGGGGCTGGCGGCGTTGAACGAAGGCACGACACTGGCGCTGGCCAACAAGGAATCTCTGGTCGCCGCCGGTCAGCTTCTGATGGGCACGGCGCGGCGGGCGGGCGCCCGCATCCTGCCCGTGGACAGCGAACATTCCGGTATCTTCCAGGCGCTGGTTGGCGAGGATGCCGCCGCCGTGCGGCGCATCATCATCACCGCCAGCGGCGGCGCGTTCCGTGACTGGCCGCTGGAGCAGCTTATCCACGCCACCCCCGCCGAGGCCGCGACCCATCCCAACTGGGACATGGGCCAGCGGATCACCATCGACAGCGCCTCGATGTTCAACAAGGCGATGGAAATGATCGAGACGCGCGAGTTCTTCGGCGTCGCCCCCGACCAGATCGAGGTTTTGATCCATCCCGAATCCCTGGTGCACGCGATGGTGCATTACGTGGACGGCGCGGTAATGGGCCATATGGGGCCGCACGACATGCGCCACGCCATAGGGTACGCGCTGAACTGGCCCGAGCGGCGCGACCTGCCGGTCGCGGCGCTGGATCTTGCCGCCACCGGCACGCTCAGTTTTCAGACGCCGGACACAGAGCGGTTTCCGGCTCTGCGCCTGGCGCGCGAGGTGATGGAGTCGCGTGGCCTGATGGGGGCGGTGTTCAACGGCGCCAAGGAACGGGCGCTGGACCATTTCATCGCCGGAAAGATCGGCTTCATGCAGATGAACGGAATCGTCGAAGAGGTGTTGGCGCGGCTTGCCGAGCATGACAAGATCGCGCAAAGGCCGATGACCCTTGATACAACAGCCCGCGCGGACCATCTGGCAAGGATGTATGTCGACAGCGTGGCGAAAGAGCAGGACGGATAA
- the rseP gene encoding RIP metalloprotease RseP, with the protein MDGINFLPQFGGLALTLLAFLAALSVIVAIHEYGHYIVGRWCGIKADVFSLGFGPVLFSRVDKHGTRWQLAALPFGGYVKFMGDANAASGTSDGSVAEMPPEEKRKTMLGAPLWARTLTVAAGPVFNFILSILVFGAIMMSQGKVTEPYVISDLRPLPFDGVTLQQGDELLAIEGREIPTMINMDEADEEAFRAFIDALPREPLLSYEVRRDGEVIEAMGPHPQPPLVTQLSPRSAAFESGLKQKDVIVGLEGERIYAFNELKDVVEGSDGATLALDVWRDGEVMDFDLTPRRVDEPQEDGGFETNWRIGIVGGLPYELQTGPRGFGESLSGAVAQTWAVISGSISGLYHMITGAISSCNMSGPIGIAEVSGAMASQGVDSFIWFIAVLSTAVGLLNLFPIPVLDGGHLVFYAYEAVAGRPPSDRALRIMMTVGLTLVLGVMLFALFNDIFCP; encoded by the coding sequence TTGGACGGAATAAACTTTCTCCCGCAATTCGGTGGCCTTGCCCTGACCCTTCTGGCCTTTCTCGCCGCCCTATCGGTGATCGTGGCGATCCACGAATACGGCCACTACATCGTCGGGCGCTGGTGCGGGATCAAGGCGGATGTTTTCTCGCTGGGCTTCGGGCCGGTGCTGTTCAGCCGCGTGGACAAGCACGGCACGCGCTGGCAATTGGCGGCGCTGCCCTTTGGCGGCTACGTCAAGTTCATGGGCGACGCGAATGCCGCCAGCGGCACCAGTGACGGCAGCGTCGCTGAAATGCCGCCCGAGGAGAAGCGCAAGACCATGCTGGGCGCGCCGCTCTGGGCGCGGACGCTGACTGTGGCGGCGGGGCCGGTCTTCAATTTCATCCTGTCGATCCTTGTCTTCGGCGCCATCATGATGAGCCAGGGCAAGGTGACCGAACCTTACGTGATCTCGGATCTGCGCCCGCTGCCTTTCGACGGTGTCACGCTGCAACAGGGCGACGAATTGCTGGCGATCGAGGGGCGCGAGATCCCGACGATGATCAACATGGACGAAGCCGACGAGGAAGCGTTCCGCGCCTTTATCGACGCGCTGCCGCGGGAGCCTTTGCTGAGCTACGAGGTGCGTCGCGATGGCGAGGTCATCGAGGCGATGGGCCCGCACCCGCAGCCGCCGCTTGTCACGCAGCTGTCGCCGCGCTCGGCGGCGTTCGAATCGGGGTTGAAGCAAAAAGACGTGATCGTCGGCCTCGAAGGCGAGCGCATCTATGCCTTCAACGAACTCAAGGACGTGGTCGAGGGCTCGGACGGGGCAACGTTGGCGCTGGACGTGTGGCGCGATGGCGAGGTGATGGATTTTGACCTGACTCCACGCAGGGTGGACGAACCGCAGGAAGACGGCGGGTTCGAGACGAACTGGCGGATCGGCATCGTCGGTGGTTTGCCCTACGAGTTGCAAACCGGGCCGCGCGGCTTTGGCGAATCCCTGTCGGGCGCCGTGGCACAGACCTGGGCCGTGATCTCAGGCTCGATTTCGGGCCTCTATCACATGATCACGGGCGCGATCAGCAGTTGCAACATGTCCGGGCCCATCGGCATCGCAGAGGTGTCGGGCGCCATGGCCAGCCAGGGCGTGGACAGCTTCATCTGGTTCATCGCGGTGCTGTCGACCGCCGTCGGCCTGCTGAACCTGTTCCCGATCCCTGTTCTGGATGGCGGGCACCTGGTGTTTTACGCCTATGAGGCCGTGGCGGGACGCCCGCCCAGCGACCGGGCGCTGCGGATCATGATGACCGTGGGCCTGACGCTGGTGCTGGGGGTGATGCTGTTCGCCTTGTTCAACGACATTTTCTGTCCTTGA
- the bamA gene encoding outer membrane protein assembly factor BamA: protein MAAALSAASPAEAQSYRFTNVSIEGNQRIEGSTILSQAGIARGETISAGQLNDAAQRIRASGLFEEVQVVPQGNTLVIRVIEYPTINRVVFEGNRRLKDPDLQGFIESAPRQVFSPTRVDRDVATLTEAYEQNGRVSARIQPKVIRRSDNRIDLVFEIFEGGAIEVNRVSFVGNRAYSDRRLRRVVDSKQAGILRAIVSRDTFNAERLEFDKQVLRDFYLSRGYVDFRVTGTNAELAQERDGYFVTFNVQEGQQFRFGQITTTSEIPEANAAEYQDVLRIRSGVVYSPTLVENSIARMERLAIRQGVDFLRVEPVITRNERDLTLDVEFMLVRGPRVFVERIDIEGNTTTLDRVIRRQFTPVEGDPFNPRQIREAAERIRALRYFEDVDVNAREGSDPNQVVVDVDVEETTTGTLSFGGSYSSDGGFGLTLGFSERNFLGRGQRVTAQISASADTANYNLAFAEPAFLGRDVEFAIQTSLLETDSNNSLYDTVLGEFRPSLTFPVSENSRLSLYYRASYQEMDDYTGVSPTLAAEVAQGDFFTSGIGTRVVFDTRRTGLNPNAGVLLDAGLEYNGLGGDLEYMKYSMRVAAQRLAFNEEITLRASLEAGALDFMGGDRSRAIDRYTGQVMRGFDANGMGPIQNGEHLGGNLYAVAKFDVEFPLGTPEEFGLSGGAFYDVGAIWNVDTIGAAQSTGFKPRHVVGLSLFWESPFGPLRLNFSKALKKEPGDIEREFDITVRTEF from the coding sequence ATGGCCGCCGCCCTGTCCGCCGCATCGCCGGCCGAGGCGCAAAGCTATCGCTTCACCAACGTGTCCATCGAGGGCAATCAGCGGATCGAGGGCAGTACGATCCTCAGCCAGGCGGGCATTGCCCGAGGCGAAACAATCAGCGCCGGTCAGCTGAACGACGCCGCGCAGCGCATTCGCGCCAGCGGCCTCTTCGAAGAAGTCCAGGTGGTTCCGCAGGGCAACACGCTGGTAATCCGGGTCATCGAGTATCCGACGATCAACCGCGTCGTGTTCGAGGGCAACCGCCGCCTGAAGGATCCCGATCTTCAGGGCTTTATCGAAAGCGCCCCGCGCCAGGTGTTCAGCCCCACCCGCGTGGACCGGGACGTGGCGACACTGACCGAGGCTTATGAACAGAACGGCCGCGTGTCGGCCCGTATCCAGCCCAAGGTGATCCGCCGTAGCGACAATCGTATCGACCTTGTCTTCGAGATTTTCGAAGGCGGTGCGATCGAGGTAAACCGCGTCAGCTTTGTCGGCAACCGCGCCTATTCCGACCGCCGCCTGCGCCGCGTCGTGGACAGCAAGCAGGCGGGTATCCTGCGCGCCATCGTCTCGCGCGATACGTTCAATGCCGAGCGACTGGAATTCGACAAGCAGGTGCTGCGCGATTTCTACCTGTCACGGGGCTATGTCGATTTCCGCGTGACCGGCACCAATGCCGAGCTTGCGCAGGAACGTGACGGCTATTTCGTGACGTTCAACGTGCAGGAAGGGCAGCAATTCCGCTTTGGGCAGATCACCACCACGAGCGAGATCCCCGAGGCCAATGCCGCCGAGTACCAGGACGTTCTGCGGATCCGGTCGGGCGTGGTCTATTCACCGACGCTGGTCGAGAACTCGATCGCGCGGATGGAACGCCTGGCGATCCGTCAGGGCGTCGATTTCCTGCGGGTCGAGCCGGTCATCACTCGCAACGAGCGGGATCTGACGCTGGACGTGGAATTCATGCTGGTGCGCGGGCCGCGCGTGTTCGTGGAACGCATCGACATCGAGGGCAACACCACCACGCTGGACCGCGTCATCCGCCGCCAGTTCACGCCGGTCGAGGGCGATCCCTTCAACCCCCGCCAGATCCGCGAAGCCGCCGAGCGCATCCGCGCGTTGCGCTATTTCGAGGACGTCGACGTGAATGCGCGCGAAGGGTCGGACCCCAACCAGGTCGTGGTAGATGTAGATGTCGAGGAAACCACGACCGGCACGCTGTCCTTCGGCGGCAGCTACAGCTCGGACGGCGGTTTCGGCCTGACGCTGGGCTTTTCCGAGCGCAACTTCCTGGGTCGTGGCCAGCGCGTAACCGCGCAGATCTCGGCCTCGGCGGACACGGCCAACTACAACCTGGCCTTCGCCGAACCGGCCTTCCTGGGCCGCGACGTGGAATTCGCGATCCAGACCTCGCTCTTGGAAACCGATAGCAACAACAGCCTTTATGACACGGTGCTGGGCGAGTTCCGGCCAAGTCTGACCTTTCCCGTTTCCGAAAACAGCCGCCTTTCGCTCTACTACAGGGCCTCCTATCAGGAGATGGATGACTATACCGGCGTCTCGCCCACGCTCGCCGCCGAAGTCGCGCAAGGCGATTTCTTTACCAGCGGTATAGGCACGCGCGTCGTCTTCGACACGCGGCGCACGGGACTGAACCCCAATGCCGGCGTTCTGCTCGATGCAGGCCTGGAATATAACGGGCTTGGTGGAGACCTCGAGTACATGAAGTACTCCATGCGGGTGGCCGCGCAGCGACTTGCCTTCAACGAAGAGATCACGCTGCGCGCCTCGCTCGAGGCCGGCGCGCTGGACTTCATGGGCGGTGATCGGTCCCGCGCCATTGACCGCTATACCGGGCAGGTCATGCGCGGCTTCGACGCCAACGGCATGGGCCCGATCCAGAATGGCGAACATCTGGGCGGCAACCTCTATGCCGTGGCCAAGTTCGACGTGGAGTTCCCGCTGGGCACGCCCGAGGAATTCGGCCTGTCGGGCGGCGCGTTCTATGATGTCGGCGCGATCTGGAATGTCGACACGATCGGCGCGGCGCAATCGACCGGGTTCAAGCCGCGCCACGTGGTTGGCCTGTCTCTGTTCTGGGAATCGCCGTTCGGTCCTCTGCGGCTGAACTTCTCGAAAGCGCTCAAGAAGGAACCGGGCGACATCGAGCGCGAGTTCGATATCACGGTCCGCACGGAATTCTGA
- a CDS encoding OmpH family outer membrane protein: MTPLRALLMSVALLAAPGWLVGGPVPAAAQSVGVVQSDILVVDPERLFEETRLGQSITNQLQQEREDLIALNRKLEAELEAEELALTEQRDSTSPEEFRDLADAFDERVQRIRADSQRRVREHERNRERAPLEFMRRVEPVLVELMREAGAAVVMDRRTVLLQADVVDITSAAVQRIDATLGAAAQDEGDAGTTEGTNDPADPVPVTDPETAPAE, translated from the coding sequence ATGACGCCGCTACGGGCCCTGCTGATGTCGGTGGCCCTGCTGGCGGCCCCGGGGTGGCTCGTCGGCGGCCCCGTTCCCGCGGCGGCGCAAAGTGTCGGCGTCGTGCAAAGCGATATCCTGGTGGTGGACCCCGAACGCCTGTTCGAGGAAACCCGGCTTGGTCAATCGATCACCAACCAGCTTCAGCAGGAGCGCGAAGACCTGATCGCGCTCAACCGCAAGTTGGAGGCAGAGCTCGAGGCCGAAGAGCTGGCCCTGACCGAACAGCGCGACTCCACCTCGCCCGAGGAGTTTCGCGACCTTGCCGACGCTTTCGATGAACGGGTGCAGCGCATTCGTGCCGACAGCCAGCGCCGCGTGCGCGAGCACGAGCGCAACCGCGAACGCGCCCCGCTGGAATTCATGCGCCGGGTCGAGCCGGTGCTGGTCGAGCTGATGCGCGAGGCCGGGGCCGCGGTGGTGATGGATCGCCGCACCGTGCTGCTTCAGGCTGACGTGGTCGACATCACCAGCGCCGCGGTTCAGCGCATCGACGCCACGCTTGGCGCCGCTGCGCAGGACGAGGGCGACGCCGGTACGACCGAAGGGACAAACGATCCGGCAGATCCCGTTCCCGTCACCGACCCGGAAACCGCTCCCGCCGAATAG
- the fabZ gene encoding 3-hydroxyacyl-ACP dehydratase FabZ — translation MTTSLDSADIGRIQRLIPHRYPFLLVDKVVEMDGYQSARGIKNVTMNEPHFQGHFPAKPIMPGVTIVEAMAQTAAVMVGAALEMEDRELLVYFMAIEGCKFRRMVVPGDVLELKVTTTRGKPGGKVWRFHGEATVEGELACEADFTAMMDMPKE, via the coding sequence ATGACCACGTCCCTAGACAGTGCCGATATCGGCCGCATCCAACGGCTGATCCCGCACCGCTATCCGTTCCTGCTGGTGGACAAGGTCGTGGAGATGGACGGGTATCAATCCGCCCGCGGCATCAAGAACGTCACGATGAACGAGCCGCATTTTCAGGGCCATTTCCCGGCCAAGCCGATCATGCCCGGCGTCACCATTGTCGAGGCGATGGCCCAGACCGCCGCCGTCATGGTGGGCGCCGCGCTGGAAATGGAGGACCGTGAGCTGCTGGTCTATTTCATGGCGATCGAGGGCTGCAAGTTCCGCCGCATGGTGGTGCCCGGCGACGTGCTGGAGTTGAAGGTGACCACGACGCGCGGCAAGCCCGGCGGCAAGGTCTGGCGTTTCCACGGCGAGGCGACGGTCGAGGGCGAACTGGCCTGCGAGGCGGATTTCACCGCCATGATGGACATGCCGAAGGAGTAA
- the lpxA gene encoding acyl-ACP--UDP-N-acetylglucosamine O-acyltransferase, protein MAETRIHPSAVIEEGAQIGAGVEIGPFCHVGPEARLGDGVVLKSHVVVTGDTQVGDETVIFSFACIGEIPQDLKFAGEKTKLVIGQRNRIREHVTMNSGTEGGGGITRVGDDGLFMAGCHVAHDVQVGNRVIIVNNAALAGHCVVEDDVIIGGLSGVHQWVRIGQGAIIGAVTMVTNDVIPYGLVQAPRGHLDGLNLVGLKRRGVARKDITALRAAFQMLAQGEGAFQDRARRLGEETESAYVRQIVDFVLAESDRSFLTPGAG, encoded by the coding sequence ATGGCCGAGACGCGCATTCATCCAAGTGCGGTCATTGAGGAGGGCGCCCAGATCGGCGCCGGTGTCGAGATCGGCCCGTTCTGTCATGTCGGCCCCGAGGCACGGCTGGGCGATGGTGTGGTTCTGAAATCGCACGTGGTCGTCACCGGCGACACGCAAGTGGGCGACGAGACGGTGATCTTTTCCTTCGCCTGTATCGGGGAGATCCCGCAGGACCTGAAATTCGCGGGCGAGAAAACAAAGCTGGTGATCGGCCAGCGCAACCGCATCCGCGAACATGTGACGATGAATTCCGGCACTGAGGGCGGCGGCGGCATCACGCGCGTCGGCGACGATGGCCTCTTCATGGCGGGCTGTCACGTCGCCCATGACGTGCAGGTGGGTAACCGGGTGATCATCGTCAACAACGCGGCCCTTGCCGGGCATTGCGTGGTCGAGGATGACGTGATCATCGGCGGTCTGTCGGGCGTGCACCAATGGGTGCGCATCGGGCAGGGTGCCATCATCGGCGCGGTCACCATGGTGACCAATGACGTGATTCCCTATGGCCTGGTCCAAGCGCCGCGCGGGCATCTGGACGGGCTGAACCTAGTCGGGCTCAAGCGACGTGGCGTTGCCCGCAAGGACATCACGGCGCTGCGTGCCGCGTTCCAGATGCTGGCGCAGGGCGAAGGCGCGTTCCAGGACCGCGCCCGCCGTTTGGGCGAGGAAACCGAGAGTGCCTATGTTCGCCAGATCGTGGATTTCGTGCTGGCCGAAAGCGACCGGTCGTTCCTGACCCCGGGCGCGGGCTGA
- a CDS encoding LpxI family protein, whose amino-acid sequence MTLALIAGQGGLPPQLVRVLLARGEVPVVCEIEQFPSDVKGELPRLGFRLETLGTFIATAKEVGVTRICMAGAMRRPPIDPSQIDAATMPLVPKVQAALANSGDDSTLRIFTEIFEEAGIEVIGAADIDPSLLPPEGLTGSLPDGVKQDITVAEAALAELAAADAGQAVVVRGGKVIAREDARGTDAMLSDLCPEIQDQGVSHDPFEMMGDMLDSVADWLSGPVAEARAAEDTSDGGILFKAPKPGQELRVDMPLIGLGTVMRAAEAELAGIVIEAGGVMLLDPDGVAEVLRAQGMFLWVRPRGGA is encoded by the coding sequence ATGACGTTGGCGCTGATCGCCGGGCAGGGTGGCCTGCCACCGCAGCTGGTGCGGGTCCTGCTGGCCCGTGGCGAAGTGCCGGTTGTCTGCGAGATCGAGCAGTTCCCGTCGGATGTGAAAGGCGAGCTGCCGCGGCTTGGCTTTCGGCTGGAAACGCTGGGAACCTTCATTGCCACCGCAAAGGAGGTCGGCGTCACCCGCATCTGCATGGCCGGGGCCATGCGCCGCCCGCCGATCGACCCGTCGCAGATCGACGCGGCGACGATGCCGCTTGTGCCCAAGGTGCAGGCCGCGCTGGCCAATTCCGGCGATGACAGCACGCTGCGCATTTTCACCGAGATTTTCGAAGAGGCCGGTATCGAGGTTATTGGTGCGGCCGATATCGACCCCTCGCTGCTGCCGCCCGAGGGTTTGACCGGCAGCCTGCCGGATGGCGTCAAGCAGGACATTACCGTGGCAGAGGCGGCGCTGGCCGAATTGGCCGCCGCCGATGCCGGGCAGGCCGTGGTGGTGCGCGGCGGCAAGGTGATTGCCCGCGAGGACGCGCGCGGCACCGATGCCATGCTGAGCGACCTATGCCCCGAGATCCAGGACCAGGGCGTCTCGCATGACCCGTTCGAGATGATGGGCGACATGCTCGACAGCGTGGCCGACTGGCTGAGCGGCCCGGTGGCCGAGGCGCGGGCGGCAGAGGACACCAGCGATGGCGGCATCCTCTTCAAGGCGCCGAAACCGGGGCAGGAATTGCGCGTGGACATGCCGCTGATCGGTCTTGGCACCGTGATGCGCGCTGCCGAGGCCGAGCTGGCGGGCATCGTGATCGAGGCAGGCGGCGTGATGCTGCTCGACCCCGACGGCGTGGCCGAAGTGCTGCGCGCACAAGGCATGTTCCTGTGGGTCCGGCCACGGGGCGGGGCATGA
- the lpxB gene encoding lipid-A-disaccharide synthase has protein sequence MKVFVIAGEASGDRLGAALMAGLKSLTDVEFAGVGGDQMQAEGFTSLFPMEELSVMGLVEILPKYFHLKRRIRETAQAAIDYGPDVVISIDSPDFCLRVAKIIKDRSDLRTVHYVAPSVWAWRPKRADKMAKVIDQVLALLPFEPPYLEAAGVDCDFVGHPVVNDAPASDDEIAAFRADHGLGDAPVLLVLPGSRGSEVARLGPIFGEAIRQVCAAKPELRLVIPTVAARAEQVRALVADWPGDPVVVGPTGQGQADKRRKAATFGCAQGALAASGTVSLELAAADTPMVIAYDAAWLTREIIRRMLIIDTLTLVNLVSETRAIPEFNGERCRADLIAPGVLDMLDNPGPQRDAMGLTMERLGRGGEDPGLRAARAIMDRMPG, from the coding sequence ATGAAGGTTTTCGTCATCGCCGGCGAGGCATCGGGCGACCGGCTGGGGGCCGCGTTGATGGCGGGTCTCAAATCGCTGACGGACGTGGAATTCGCCGGTGTTGGCGGCGATCAGATGCAGGCCGAGGGGTTTACGTCGCTCTTTCCCATGGAAGAGCTGAGCGTCATGGGGCTGGTCGAGATCCTGCCCAAGTATTTCCACCTCAAGCGCCGCATCCGTGAAACCGCCCAAGCCGCGATCGACTATGGCCCGGACGTGGTGATCAGCATCGACAGCCCCGATTTCTGCTTGCGCGTGGCGAAGATCATCAAGGACCGCAGTGATCTGCGCACCGTGCATTACGTCGCCCCCTCGGTCTGGGCCTGGCGGCCCAAGCGGGCCGACAAGATGGCAAAGGTGATAGACCAAGTTCTGGCGCTGCTGCCCTTCGAGCCGCCCTACCTGGAGGCCGCGGGCGTGGACTGTGATTTCGTCGGGCACCCGGTGGTGAATGATGCACCCGCCTCAGACGACGAAATCGCCGCCTTCCGCGCCGATCACGGCCTGGGCGACGCGCCGGTGCTGCTGGTGCTGCCCGGGTCGCGCGGCAGCGAGGTGGCGCGCCTCGGCCCGATTTTCGGCGAGGCGATCCGGCAGGTTTGCGCGGCAAAGCCCGAGTTGCGACTGGTGATCCCGACCGTGGCGGCCCGCGCCGAACAGGTCAGGGCGCTTGTGGCCGACTGGCCCGGCGACCCGGTTGTGGTCGGCCCGACGGGGCAGGGGCAGGCCGACAAGCGGCGCAAAGCTGCGACCTTTGGCTGTGCTCAGGGTGCATTGGCAGCGTCGGGCACGGTTTCGCTGGAACTGGCCGCCGCCGACACGCCCATGGTCATCGCTTATGACGCCGCGTGGCTGACGCGCGAGATAATCCGAAGGATGCTGATCATCGACACGCTGACGCTGGTCAACCTGGTGTCGGAAACCCGCGCGATCCCCGAGTTCAACGGCGAGCGATGTCGCGCGGATCTCATCGCGCCCGGGGTTCTGGACATGCTCGACAATCCCGGCCCACAGCGCGACGCGATGGGCCTAACGATGGAGCGGCTGGGCCGTGGTGGCGAGGATCCCGGCCTGCGTGCCGCCCGCGCGATAATGGACCGGATGCCGGGCTAA
- a CDS encoding transposase yields MVQLLPLRRRGETSFVTLTLAERDATTLVDEIDHLQATVRMVRDLWPFELDAWVVLPDHLHAVLILPHRDDDLAIRLSTIKARFAARASKRAMTPSQIAAGGAHLWCVQDKIEQIRTRHDMETFRRHCWTDPVRHGFVSDPHDWPYSSYHRNSRTDPRQTEPLATIRASA; encoded by the coding sequence ATGGTACAGCTACTTCCTCTCCGCCGCCGTGGCGAAACGAGCTTCGTGACCCTGACGCTGGCCGAGCGCGATGCGACGACTCTGGTGGACGAAATCGACCACCTGCAAGCGACGGTGCGCATGGTGCGCGACCTCTGGCCGTTCGAGCTGGACGCCTGGGTCGTCCTGCCCGACCACCTGCACGCGGTCCTGATCTTGCCGCATCGTGACGACGACCTTGCCATCCGGCTCTCCACGATCAAGGCGCGTTTCGCCGCGCGGGCCTCTAAACGGGCAATGACTCCCAGCCAGATCGCGGCGGGCGGCGCGCATCTGTGGTGTGTGCAGGACAAGATCGAGCAGATCCGCACCCGTCACGACATGGAGACTTTCCGACGCCATTGCTGGACCGATCCGGTGCGCCACGGCTTTGTCAGCGACCCGCATGACTGGCCCTATTCGTCCTATCACCGCAACAGCCGGACCGATCCGCGGCAGACTGAACCGCTCGCGACCATACGCGCCTCGGCCTAA